In the Alistipes provencensis genome, GAGTTCGACGAAGAGATTCCCATAGATGAGCGGGGTCGATACCGAGTCGCCCCGCTGGTTGTCGACCACTTCGCCCATAAAGGCGTCGCCCCATATCCAGAGACTTTTGCCCTCCGATACGGGAACCGAGATCGCCCCGTCCGAGCCGGTGAAGATGTCTTTTCCCGGCGGGCAGAGCAGCCCGAGCATCGTCGTATCGGGCACGACGCCGTTGCCAACCACATTGCCGCCGCAGTTCGTCAGGAAAAGCAGGGCGAAAAGTGCTGAAAGGGATTTCAGGGTGGTCAGAGTTCGCTTCATAAAGGTCTGTTTTAGGGTTTATATGTACATACATATATCGATATGTGCAAATAAATATAAAATTTCCCGGATATGCAACCTTCCGATAGTCGTTTCTTCCGAAAAAATAGTCCGAACGGCCTGAATATTGCAATTACATGCAGTAATCCCCCGGCAGGTACATTTAACAGAAAGCACTGAAAACCCAAAAACATCTCTTGATATGAAACGACTATTTCGCCTTTTCCCGGTGTTCGCCCTCCTGACGGGAGTGTGGGCCTGCTCCGACGACAAGACTTCGGAGGTCCGCATCAACGACGGCACCGAATTCCTGTCGCTCGACTATCTGGCCCGCAGCGGCAAGATCACCGTCACGGCCCCCGGTCCGTGGAGCATAACCTTACCCGAAGAGGGGGGGGGAAACGACTGGTTCACACTCTCGCCCCTGAGCGGTCCGGAGGGCTACTCGGAGATCGAGGTCACGCTTGAGGCCAACGCCGGTGAGGCGCGCAGCGCCCTCCTGACTTTCGTCTGCGAAGGCAAAAGCTATCCGTTCCAACTCTCGCAGAGCGCCAAAGACGCGGGATTCGACTCCCCGGACTACTATTTCTACGCCGCATTCGGCACGATGCCGGCCCTCTATTCGGGACTGCACCTGCTCTCGCACGACAAGCCGAGCTACTTCTTCTACGAACGTCCCCAGACCTACGACCCGAAGTTGTTCCCCGATTACGCCACGGTTTTCACCGCCGCGAACCCCAACGCCGGAGCCACTACCGAGGAGATTTACGCAATGAGCGAGCAGATGAAACGCCGCATTCTGGAGATCAATGCCGAGGACCCCACGGCCGTATTCGGGCTCTATGTCACCGATCTGGTCTGCCGTGCGGGCTATGACTGGTTCGTCGGGCAGGGCATCGACTCGGCCCGCGTGAAGGTGACGATGCTCTCCGACGGCACGGGAACCTACAACAACTTCCACACCTTCTTCGGCGACCCCGCCACGGCCGAGCAGAACTGGAACGACTACGCCGCTCAGGTCGAGGCCCTCGACTGGGACCACGGCGGCCGTTATCCCGAAACCCGGGCCCCGCAAAGTCTCGTTTCCGATGAGTGGATCGCCTACCTGTCGACGCGTCCCAACTACCGGCTGATGCTCCAGAATGCCTCCCTGATGGAGTCGTCGGGGCCCTTCATGACCGAAAAGCTGGCCGAGATGAAGATGGAGAGCGTCCAGCCCTACGAGTTGCTGACGGCCCTTCCGGAGAACGCCAAGCAGGAGTTCTACCGCATGGCAAACTTCAGCTACGACCAGTTCAAGGCCCTGTTCGACGCCTCGCCGAAAGGGAACCTCATCATCCTCGGCACGAGCCACACCACCGACGAGAGCCGCCAGCAGCAGGCCGCCTATGTCCGGCGCATCATGGACCAGTACGGCAGCGAATACGACGTGTTCTTCAAACCCCACCCGGCGGACAACTCGTCGTCCGACTACGAAGAGCGGTTCCCGGGACTGACGCTCCTGCCGGGACAGATGCCGTTCGAGATCTTCGTCTGGTCACTGCTCGACGAGGTGAACCTCATCGGCGGCTATCCCTCGACGACGTTCCTCTCGGTGCCGCTCGACAAGGTCGGATTCCTCTTTGCGACCGACGCCGCGAGCCTTCCCCGGCCGCTGAACCTGCTCTTCAGCGACGCCCCGAACGTGGAGTGGATGCAGCAGCCGTGACGCACGGCCGCGGACGAACGAACGGCGCCTTCCGACAGTCGGAGGGCGCCGTTCGTCGGATATGGAGTGCGGCACATCGGAACGGAGCACGACAAGCGCCCCGCCGCCCATAAAAATACCCCGCCCGAAGGCAGGGTACCAGGCAAACAATCGTTTAACTAAATGATTCCGGACAGACGGCTATCGAATGAACATGTCATAGGTCAGGCCCTCGGTCTTCTCCGTCTTTTCGGGCTCGTCCTTCTTCGTCGGTTCCGACTTCTCATCGGGCTTCTGCTCGGGTGCGGGGTTCTCCTGCTTCGGAGCTTCGGGCTGTTCGGGCTGCTGGGCAAATGCCATACCGCCGGCCATCATCATCATCGCGGCCATCATTACAACTGTCTTTTTCATAGCTTTAAGAATTTAGTGGTTAAACTTCATTTTCTCAGTTCTGCGGTCTGTTTCCTTTCCGTTTCTGTTCTTCTGAAATTCAAGCCCTATGCCATGCGGACAGACAATCTGCAACGCACTGTATTTCAGCCGAAAATACAGCGTGCCGAAAATTCGGGGCATGTGGAAAAAGTGTGGAACCGGAGTGCGGAGTGTGGAATAATTCCACACCCGGGGTGTGGAACGGCGCTATTCGATGCCGTAAAGGTGCAGTTTGTTGTAGAGCGTCTTGCGGTCGATGCCGAGGAGTTTCGCCGCCTGCGACTTGTTGCCGCCCGCCGCCGCAAGGGCGCGGCGTATCTGCTCCTCCTCCGAGGCGCGGTCGCGCAGCGGAAGGGGCGCCGCAGGGGATTCC is a window encoding:
- a CDS encoding BACON domain-containing protein, whose product is MKRLFRLFPVFALLTGVWACSDDKTSEVRINDGTEFLSLDYLARSGKITVTAPGPWSITLPEEGGGNDWFTLSPLSGPEGYSEIEVTLEANAGEARSALLTFVCEGKSYPFQLSQSAKDAGFDSPDYYFYAAFGTMPALYSGLHLLSHDKPSYFFYERPQTYDPKLFPDYATVFTAANPNAGATTEEIYAMSEQMKRRILEINAEDPTAVFGLYVTDLVCRAGYDWFVGQGIDSARVKVTMLSDGTGTYNNFHTFFGDPATAEQNWNDYAAQVEALDWDHGGRYPETRAPQSLVSDEWIAYLSTRPNYRLMLQNASLMESSGPFMTEKLAEMKMESVQPYELLTALPENAKQEFYRMANFSYDQFKALFDASPKGNLIILGTSHTTDESRQQQAAYVRRIMDQYGSEYDVFFKPHPADNSSSDYEERFPGLTLLPGQMPFEIFVWSLLDEVNLIGGYPSTTFLSVPLDKVGFLFATDAASLPRPLNLLFSDAPNVEWMQQP